A section of the Nitrospiraceae bacterium genome encodes:
- a CDS encoding STAS domain-containing protein: protein MIRLTVKATQDGTTTVEIEGRIVSEWINVVETECQGLLAQGTKVVLDCSAVSFVGEDGVRMIRRLITQGCGIKNCPSFIQQILFT from the coding sequence ATGATTCGACTCACGGTCAAAGCCACACAGGACGGAACGACGACTGTGGAAATCGAAGGACGAATCGTATCGGAATGGATCAACGTGGTCGAAACCGAATGTCAGGGCCTGTTGGCTCAAGGCACCAAGGTGGTGCTTGATTGTTCAGCGGTGAGTTTTGTGGGAGAGGATGGGGTCCGCATGATTCGGCGGCTCATCACCCAAGGCTGTGGCATTAAAAATTGTCCGTCATTCATTCAGCAGATCTTATTTACTTAA
- a CDS encoding sigma-70 family RNA polymerase sigma factor, translated as MSTITAESIDGLFSAPASGRLRKSATPALRVFKSHDRHEGRAEDDPAEAALVERVRRGEETAFKELVERYHLPLRRVALTFVHSEAVAEEVVQDTWMAVLEGIHRFEERSSLKTWIFRILVNRAKTQGVRESRYVEFPQKVSDADQGGHDMVDELPAAPGGEGCPGNYSGIIFSQTEASPEGKLLNKEMVERMYVVIRTLPAMQRQVILLRDVEGGTSEDICRMLGVSESNQRVLLHRARTKVRQALAPYMDESNPYASKSCALRPCA; from the coding sequence ATGAGTACAATTACAGCAGAATCGATCGATGGTCTGTTCAGTGCACCCGCGTCAGGTCGGCTCAGAAAATCCGCGACCCCGGCACTCCGGGTATTCAAAAGCCACGACCGTCACGAAGGTCGAGCGGAAGACGATCCTGCAGAAGCGGCCTTAGTGGAACGCGTTCGACGCGGCGAAGAAACGGCGTTTAAGGAATTGGTCGAACGCTATCATTTACCATTACGCCGGGTTGCCTTGACCTTCGTGCATAGCGAGGCGGTGGCCGAGGAAGTCGTGCAAGATACCTGGATGGCGGTGTTGGAAGGCATTCATCGCTTTGAGGAGCGCTCGTCCTTAAAAACGTGGATCTTTCGCATTCTGGTCAATCGGGCCAAAACGCAAGGGGTGCGGGAAAGCCGGTACGTGGAATTTCCCCAAAAGGTTTCCGATGCCGATCAAGGGGGACACGACATGGTGGATGAACTGCCCGCTGCTCCGGGAGGAGAGGGGTGCCCTGGAAATTATTCCGGAATCATTTTTTCTCAAACGGAAGCGTCACCCGAAGGGAAGCTGTTGAATAAGGAAATGGTCGAGCGGATGTATGTCGTCATTCGTACCCTTCCGGCTATGCAGCGACAAGTAATTCTGCTGCGGGATGTAGAGGGGGGTACATCCGAGGACATCTGCCGGATGCTGGGCGTCTCCGAATCCAATCAGCGTGTGCTGTTACATCGCGCCAGGACAAAAGTTCGTCAGGCCTTGGCACCTTATATGGATGAGTCCAATCCCTATGCCTCAAAATCCTGTGCCCTTAGGCCCTGTGCGTGA
- a CDS encoding M20/M25/M40 family metallo-hydrolase gives MKPFCLRILCLLFLLVPATAAMGQEVDWKATGGEAVDTLQHYLRFNTTNPPGDVTEAAGFLQDIIEREGITITRYEAAPGKINLSARIKGTGKAKPILLLHHMDVVPADASRWDGVDPYGGEMKDGYIWGRGAIDMKGTGVLQLYAFLTLARQNVSLDRDIIFMAVNDEEIGGTMGTRYMLDHHYDELDPEYVLDEGGVGSREIFVKDKLVFGISVAEKRAFWLRLTAHGIAGHGSQPHDQNPNDKLMRALDRLFSQPFPTVSNPALDALVSQLGPLTPNQFTNAIRQTTVSLTSIRSGVGDPPKANVIPSLAVATLDARLLPGMDAEAFLAEVKSRLGNEIDVEVIHPASQSIVTPHDTPMFRSLSNAITRHHPDATVVPMIIPYGTDSRMFRLRGAKCYGILPLVLSTELATSIHGDAERIPVDQFETGIRIYYDTLVEVAAR, from the coding sequence ATGAAACCTTTTTGTCTGAGAATTCTCTGCTTGTTATTTCTGCTGGTACCTGCGACGGCGGCAATGGGGCAGGAGGTTGACTGGAAGGCGACCGGGGGCGAGGCCGTGGACACCTTGCAGCACTATCTTCGCTTCAACACCACCAACCCGCCGGGTGATGTCACCGAGGCTGCCGGATTCCTTCAGGACATCATCGAGAGAGAGGGGATCACCATCACGCGATATGAAGCTGCACCGGGCAAGATCAATCTTTCTGCCCGGATCAAAGGCACAGGCAAGGCCAAGCCTATTCTGCTGCTCCATCATATGGATGTGGTGCCCGCAGACGCGAGTCGCTGGGATGGCGTCGATCCTTATGGTGGCGAGATGAAAGACGGCTACATTTGGGGCCGGGGCGCGATCGATATGAAAGGCACCGGTGTGCTGCAACTCTACGCCTTTCTGACGCTGGCACGGCAAAATGTCTCTCTCGACCGCGATATCATTTTTATGGCGGTGAACGACGAAGAAATCGGTGGGACGATGGGGACGCGCTATATGCTCGACCACCATTACGACGAACTCGATCCCGAGTATGTCCTCGACGAAGGTGGAGTTGGCAGTCGCGAGATCTTCGTGAAGGATAAGCTCGTCTTCGGAATCTCCGTGGCGGAGAAGCGGGCGTTCTGGCTTCGTCTGACGGCCCACGGCATCGCCGGACACGGCTCACAACCGCATGATCAGAATCCGAATGATAAATTAATGCGCGCGCTCGATCGGCTGTTCAGTCAGCCGTTTCCAACCGTCTCCAATCCGGCATTGGATGCGCTCGTGTCCCAACTCGGCCCGCTTACACCAAACCAGTTCACAAACGCCATCCGGCAAACCACGGTCTCGCTCACCTCGATTCGGTCTGGTGTGGGCGATCCGCCCAAGGCGAATGTGATTCCCTCGCTGGCCGTCGCGACCCTCGACGCCCGGTTGCTGCCGGGCATGGATGCCGAAGCCTTTCTGGCGGAGGTGAAGTCCAGGCTCGGCAATGAGATCGACGTTGAGGTCATTCATCCCGCGAGTCAGTCCATCGTGACGCCGCATGACACCCCGATGTTTCGTTCGCTGTCCAACGCCATCACACGGCACCATCCCGACGCGACCGTCGTGCCGATGATTATCCCTTATGGAACCGATTCGAGGATGTTTCGTCTACGCGGGGCCAAATGCTATGGCATCCTTCCCCTTGTGCTCAGTACTGAACTCGCCACCTCAATTCATGGTGACGCTGAGCGAATCCCCGTCGACCAATTCGAAACGGGAATCCGTATTTATTACGACACCCTGGTTGAAGTCGCAGCCCGCTAG
- a CDS encoding YgiT-type zinc finger protein: MEQHTNVDFWWDEDLKIIEDVPAGICQQCGEKYFEPFVYKEMERLAEGSGQAIRKLSVEVMRYTTV; the protein is encoded by the coding sequence ATGGAACAACACACAAACGTCGACTTTTGGTGGGATGAGGATTTAAAGATCATAGAGGACGTGCCGGCTGGGATCTGCCAGCAATGTGGTGAAAAGTATTTCGAACCCTTCGTGTATAAAGAGATGGAACGACTCGCGGAAGGATCAGGCCAAGCTATTCGAAAGCTTTCGGTGGAAGTGATGCGATACACGACTGTCTAA
- a CDS encoding CRTAC1 family protein, with translation MKHKHNALWRTGLLVASLVLTSASCIPTHEKLTHAADPIPVQPFEEIPVEFVHQWDQLTHPFSGAAVIDVDQDGTMEIFVGGGGGQEDALLTYRDGRLVNSIQGSGLSSTIATYGATSIDMDHDGDTDLLIARDDGISLYLNDQGTFTQRKIPLHLEPDAVPLTIAVSDINHDGHGDLYVSVFVSKKAFRSATFNDPTHAKHNVMLLNNGDLTFTDITQSSGTASKQNTFLSVFVDLDGDGWQDLVVAQNTGEVEIFQNERNATFTPIATNSGYGFWMGLAVGDVDKDGDQDLFFTNVGTSISHYFLRGDLKDGQRLESQWLLLRNDGNFVFTDVTGAYGLRDYGFAWGTVFEDINLDGRLDILAAQNYIKWPVHKVWKLPGKSFLQVSSSPTNTFVHVDDLGLTNPYFGQAPVIADLNGDTKPDVIWLNMNGPGRAFLNRSTANSIGIALPDSVHSLGTLVTIETTSGKSYTKQFVTSVGLLSDQSPTLFFGLGSEKDVKNVFIRRPDGTVSIMEHPPVNHTLRIQEHTEARLDGVQP, from the coding sequence ATGAAACACAAACACAACGCATTATGGAGAACGGGATTGCTGGTTGCATCACTCGTGCTCACGTCGGCCTCCTGCATCCCGACACATGAAAAATTGACGCACGCTGCCGACCCCATTCCCGTTCAGCCATTTGAAGAAATCCCGGTGGAATTCGTCCATCAGTGGGATCAGCTCACTCATCCATTTTCCGGAGCCGCCGTCATCGACGTGGACCAGGATGGCACAATGGAGATCTTTGTGGGCGGCGGCGGCGGGCAGGAGGACGCCTTGCTCACCTACCGGGATGGCCGACTCGTGAACAGCATCCAGGGATCGGGGTTGTCCAGTACCATCGCCACTTACGGGGCCACGTCGATTGACATGGATCATGACGGGGATACCGACCTGCTCATCGCCAGGGACGACGGGATCTCTCTCTACCTTAACGATCAGGGGACGTTCACCCAACGCAAGATTCCGCTCCATCTCGAACCCGACGCCGTCCCGCTCACAATCGCGGTCTCCGACATTAATCATGACGGGCATGGGGATCTCTACGTCAGCGTGTTTGTCAGCAAGAAGGCCTTTCGGAGCGCCACCTTCAATGACCCGACCCATGCCAAACATAACGTCATGCTGCTCAACAACGGCGACCTCACATTTACGGATATCACACAGTCGTCCGGCACCGCCTCGAAACAAAATACGTTTCTGTCGGTCTTCGTCGATTTGGACGGAGACGGCTGGCAGGACCTGGTGGTGGCGCAGAACACAGGCGAAGTCGAAATCTTTCAAAACGAGCGGAACGCGACCTTCACGCCCATCGCCACCAACTCAGGATACGGATTCTGGATGGGACTGGCCGTGGGAGACGTGGATAAGGATGGTGATCAGGACTTGTTCTTTACCAACGTCGGCACCTCCATATCGCACTACTTTCTCAGGGGAGACCTCAAAGACGGTCAGCGATTGGAATCCCAATGGCTCCTGTTACGCAATGACGGGAACTTTGTCTTCACCGATGTCACGGGAGCCTATGGGTTACGGGATTATGGATTTGCCTGGGGAACGGTCTTCGAAGACATCAATCTGGACGGACGCCTCGATATTTTGGCGGCCCAGAATTACATCAAGTGGCCGGTGCACAAAGTTTGGAAACTGCCGGGGAAATCGTTCCTCCAGGTTTCGTCATCCCCTACCAACACCTTCGTCCATGTGGACGACCTGGGACTCACCAACCCGTACTTCGGACAAGCGCCGGTGATTGCGGATTTGAATGGAGACACGAAACCCGACGTCATCTGGCTCAATATGAACGGTCCGGGGCGGGCCTTTCTGAACCGATCCACAGCAAACAGCATCGGCATAGCCCTTCCCGATAGCGTGCACTCGCTAGGGACTCTGGTGACCATAGAAACCACAAGCGGCAAATCCTACACGAAACAATTCGTCACGAGCGTGGGATTGCTGTCGGATCAATCCCCGACCCTGTTCTTCGGCCTGGGATCGGAAAAGGACGTGAAGAACGTCTTCATTCGGCGACCTGATGGAACCGTCTCCATCATGGAACATCCCCCGGTCAACCACACACTCAGGATTCAGGAGCACACGGAAGCAAGGCTTGATGGGGTACAACCATGA
- a CDS encoding NAD(P)-dependent oxidoreductase, with product MEVDVKTPTEKIGFVGVGRMGANMARRLHDVGYPVTAVFDVASERANSLAKELGCEAVSTPGEVAALSNTIFTVVTDDVAMQDIFSEGHPKSLLKNAEGRLFVNCATLSPHIHVELEQRVEARGGHALEACMASSIPQAREGTLYLMCGGKPEVFERAKPVLTTLSAQLRLIGPAGQAAKVKALVNMVMNINTAGLAEGLGLGDALGLDLTMLREVFSQTGAASRVLETDGADMQQRDHECYFSVAHAAKDSGIAYALAESAGLTLPLAKSTLEQYQRLVKLGKGELDKSGIAELTFKDRCSRE from the coding sequence ATGGAGGTGGACGTGAAGACCCCAACTGAAAAAATCGGATTTGTGGGGGTGGGGCGGATGGGGGCCAATATGGCCCGCCGGCTTCACGATGTGGGTTATCCGGTAACGGCGGTTTTCGATGTGGCCAGCGAAAGGGCGAACAGTCTGGCCAAAGAATTAGGCTGTGAGGCCGTGTCCACTCCGGGTGAGGTGGCTGCATTATCGAATACGATTTTTACCGTGGTGACGGATGACGTGGCGATGCAGGACATTTTTTCAGAGGGGCATCCGAAGAGTCTTTTGAAGAATGCCGAAGGTCGATTGTTTGTGAATTGTGCGACGCTTTCTCCTCACATTCACGTGGAACTCGAACAGCGCGTGGAAGCACGAGGGGGGCATGCTCTGGAGGCATGTATGGCCAGCAGCATTCCTCAGGCGCGTGAAGGCACGTTATACCTCATGTGTGGCGGAAAGCCTGAAGTCTTCGAGCGGGCCAAACCGGTTTTAACCACCTTGAGTGCTCAGTTACGTCTTATTGGTCCGGCCGGGCAGGCCGCAAAGGTGAAAGCCCTGGTCAATATGGTGATGAATATCAATACCGCCGGTTTGGCGGAGGGCTTAGGCCTTGGAGACGCGCTTGGGCTGGATCTGACGATGTTGCGGGAAGTGTTCAGTCAAACCGGAGCGGCATCACGGGTCCTGGAAACCGATGGAGCCGATATGCAACAGCGTGACCACGAATGCTATTTTTCAGTAGCCCACGCCGCCAAAGATTCCGGCATTGCCTATGCTCTAGCGGAATCCGCCGGACTCACCCTGCCTCTGGCCAAATCGACCTTGGAACAATATCAACGATTGGTGAAGCTGGGAAAAGGGGAATTGGATAAATCCGGCATTGCCGAGCTGACCTTTAAAGACCGCTGTTCGCGGGAATAG
- a CDS encoding Slp family lipoprotein, translating into MKVGMWSIQLGILLFVVSGCATFSSSPFSTNQEAQVTAGASFVQMVQDPSAHIGHILKVGGVVLSAKRFVDRTEVMVLQIPLDSDSVPKWDRTKSQGRFIATQQPFLDPATLPPGTRLTIIGEVTGQASVPVDEEEKVYPVLAIQALKVWPMIPRNTYGYRPYWGTYPYWGGYWGWYWPYSASAFGYYGRGHGGGKRFRR; encoded by the coding sequence ATGAAAGTCGGGATGTGGAGTATTCAGCTCGGAATACTTTTGTTTGTGGTGAGTGGGTGCGCGACATTTTCCTCCTCCCCGTTTTCCACAAACCAGGAAGCGCAGGTGACGGCCGGCGCCTCGTTTGTTCAAATGGTTCAAGATCCCTCCGCACATATCGGACACATTCTCAAAGTGGGTGGAGTCGTGCTGTCTGCGAAACGTTTTGTGGACCGGACCGAAGTGATGGTGCTTCAGATCCCTTTAGACAGCGATTCGGTTCCCAAATGGGATCGGACCAAGTCCCAAGGCCGTTTCATTGCCACGCAGCAGCCCTTTCTTGATCCGGCCACGCTTCCCCCGGGCACTCGCCTCACCATCATAGGAGAAGTCACCGGGCAGGCCTCCGTGCCGGTGGATGAAGAAGAAAAAGTCTATCCTGTTCTTGCCATTCAGGCCTTGAAAGTGTGGCCGATGATTCCACGAAACACATATGGGTATCGTCCCTATTGGGGGACGTATCCTTACTGGGGTGGGTATTGGGGGTGGTATTGGCCGTATTCGGCTTCGGCTTTCGGATATTATGGTCGTGGACATGGGGGCGGAAAACGGTTCCGGCGATAG
- a CDS encoding chlorite dismutase family protein, which yields MPVLLSWLCFAVVQFGLSGVSWAADAPVFGTFALFEVDKDWGSLPQEERQKGGEEAKAVLEGFKSQVTVDGYWTYGLTTESHFLLRLHSAELKANQQLLTHLRGTGLGRHLDLEYTISGVTKGLNYAPDFPDLLQQLKGAKYEGDPSTYAIMIPIRKNAEWWNLSKADRVALMKEHTIPTVAYLKTVKRKLYHSTGISDVDFLTIFETNNLVDFNDLVIALRMVREDTFNVQLGEPTIIGTLKNWNDIVDLLVK from the coding sequence ATGCCTGTATTACTATCCTGGTTGTGTTTCGCGGTCGTGCAGTTTGGGTTGTCTGGTGTAAGCTGGGCCGCCGATGCCCCTGTGTTTGGGACGTTTGCCCTTTTTGAGGTGGATAAAGATTGGGGCAGTTTGCCGCAGGAAGAAAGGCAGAAAGGCGGGGAGGAGGCCAAAGCTGTGCTGGAAGGATTCAAAAGTCAGGTGACCGTGGATGGATATTGGACCTATGGATTGACGACAGAATCCCATTTTTTGCTTCGTCTGCATTCCGCCGAACTCAAAGCCAACCAGCAATTACTCACCCACCTTCGGGGTACCGGCCTCGGCCGGCATCTGGATTTGGAGTATACGATCAGCGGGGTGACCAAGGGTCTGAATTATGCTCCGGATTTTCCTGATTTGCTGCAACAACTGAAAGGGGCGAAATACGAAGGGGATCCGTCTACTTATGCGATTATGATCCCCATCCGGAAAAATGCCGAATGGTGGAACCTGTCCAAAGCGGATCGGGTGGCGCTGATGAAAGAACACACCATTCCCACGGTTGCCTATTTAAAAACGGTGAAACGGAAATTGTACCATTCCACGGGGATTTCGGATGTGGACTTTCTCACCATCTTTGAAACCAACAATCTGGTGGATTTTAATGACCTGGTTATTGCGTTGCGGATGGTTCGTGAGGATACCTTCAATGTTCAGCTCGGAGAGCCGACGATCATCGGCACATTAAAAAACTGGAATGATATTGTCGACCTTCTTGTGAAATAG
- a CDS encoding DUF1207 domain-containing protein, which translates to MIQPVASPALNSMVPSMIHHVWRKWTKVIVLLFCCLFGWLATAIAVEDSYIAGYAAAVLQHEFNATNASLIVKDGIVTVYAVSLGTLDRTKVQTALESIPGVKRVEVIEGDPDSVTPKTPPSDAITQEIPKPGSKFLPNGLLFDPLHADPRWPHFSVAYRHISEGSEPSKTGSANFGETFAIYRDAAPFDGQWEIAFQGGVFSVFDLDASSKDLVNADYTAGLLASYRTGSLSGFIRVHHQSSHLGDEFILNNQPKRINLSYEEIDVKLSYEVVDWFRVYGGGGILVDRDPNSLGRGTSQFGAEFTSPWTLLSGKIRPVAYGDFQVNERSNWIINRSLMAGLQFENARIGDRKIQLLMEYYKGASPNGQFYSQRTEWIGIGLHLYY; encoded by the coding sequence ATGATTCAACCGGTTGCTTCTCCCGCCCTCAACTCTATGGTTCCCTCAATGATCCATCACGTATGGCGGAAATGGACAAAGGTGATCGTGTTGCTGTTCTGTTGTCTTTTTGGATGGTTGGCCACCGCCATCGCGGTCGAAGATTCCTACATAGCCGGCTATGCTGCCGCTGTGCTTCAACATGAGTTCAATGCAACCAATGCCTCCTTGATCGTCAAAGACGGTATTGTGACTGTCTATGCCGTTTCGCTCGGGACGCTGGACCGTACAAAGGTCCAGACCGCGCTGGAAAGCATTCCAGGTGTTAAGCGAGTGGAGGTCATAGAGGGCGATCCCGATTCCGTGACTCCCAAAACTCCTCCATCGGATGCGATCACGCAGGAAATTCCCAAGCCCGGGTCCAAATTTCTTCCCAATGGTCTTCTCTTCGATCCGCTTCACGCCGATCCACGTTGGCCCCATTTCTCCGTGGCCTACCGTCATATTTCAGAAGGTTCCGAACCCTCAAAAACCGGCTCGGCAAATTTTGGAGAAACGTTCGCGATCTATCGGGATGCTGCGCCATTTGACGGACAATGGGAGATTGCATTCCAGGGCGGAGTCTTCAGCGTGTTTGATTTGGACGCGTCGTCCAAAGACCTCGTCAACGCCGATTACACTGCCGGGCTTCTTGCCAGCTACCGGACCGGTTCCCTTTCGGGCTTCATTCGCGTCCATCACCAAAGTTCACATCTTGGTGATGAATTCATTCTCAATAATCAGCCGAAGCGAATCAATTTGTCCTATGAAGAAATTGATGTGAAGTTGTCCTACGAAGTGGTTGACTGGTTCCGGGTGTATGGCGGCGGCGGGATTCTGGTGGATCGGGATCCCAATTCCTTAGGGCGCGGCACGAGCCAATTCGGGGCCGAATTCACCAGTCCCTGGACGTTGTTGAGCGGAAAGATTCGCCCGGTGGCCTATGGAGATTTTCAGGTCAACGAGAGAAGCAATTGGATCATCAACCGTTCGCTGATGGCAGGGCTGCAATTCGAAAATGCCCGCATCGGCGATCGGAAAATTCAACTCTTAATGGAGTATTATAAGGGGGCTTCACCCAACGGCCAATTTTATTCTCAGCGAACCGAGTGGATCGGAATCGGCCTTCATCTGTATTACTGA
- the pdhA gene encoding pyruvate dehydrogenase (acetyl-transferring) E1 component subunit alpha, producing the protein MAKNSLQHHSNQNDFLALYRDMLLIRRFEEKSAEMYALAKIAGFLHLYIGQEAVAVGCMHAIRPDDYVITSYRDHGHCLARGSDPKKVMAELFGKATGLCKGKGGSMHLIDVERNFMGGYAIVGGHLPLAVGLAFASRYRKEDRVVLCFFGDGAVPSGHTHEAFNLAALWKLPVIFICENNRYGMGTPVEREMLLYKDIAERARAHGIEAEQVDGMDVLAVKEVTARVVKKLRKDPQPYFIEASTYRFMGHSMSDPAHGHYRTKEEVGEARKQDPLVFLKTRILQDGLATEADFKQMEKDVIKTVTESVKFADESPFPEPGALHEDVLVE; encoded by the coding sequence ATGGCAAAGAATTCATTGCAACACCATTCGAACCAAAACGATTTTCTCGCACTGTACCGGGACATGCTCCTCATCCGACGCTTTGAGGAAAAATCGGCGGAGATGTATGCCTTAGCGAAAATCGCGGGTTTCCTCCATTTATACATCGGTCAGGAAGCGGTCGCCGTGGGATGTATGCATGCGATTCGCCCGGATGATTATGTGATCACCTCCTATCGCGATCACGGACATTGCTTGGCCAGGGGGTCGGATCCCAAAAAAGTGATGGCTGAATTGTTCGGAAAAGCCACCGGCTTGTGCAAAGGCAAAGGTGGCTCAATGCATCTCATCGACGTGGAACGCAATTTCATGGGCGGCTATGCCATTGTCGGAGGGCATTTACCGCTTGCGGTCGGATTGGCGTTTGCCTCACGGTATCGCAAGGAAGACCGGGTGGTTCTCTGCTTTTTTGGTGATGGAGCGGTTCCCAGCGGGCATACGCATGAAGCCTTCAATCTGGCTGCGTTATGGAAGTTACCTGTCATCTTTATTTGCGAAAACAACCGGTACGGGATGGGTACGCCGGTTGAACGCGAGATGCTGCTGTATAAAGACATCGCCGAGCGGGCCAGAGCGCATGGTATTGAAGCGGAACAAGTGGACGGGATGGATGTGCTGGCGGTGAAGGAGGTGACTGCGCGAGTGGTGAAGAAGTTGCGAAAGGACCCGCAACCATACTTTATTGAGGCGTCAACCTATCGATTTATGGGCCATTCCATGTCCGATCCCGCGCACGGTCATTATCGAACGAAGGAAGAAGTTGGAGAAGCCCGCAAGCAGGATCCCTTGGTTTTTCTCAAGACCCGGATTCTTCAGGATGGCCTGGCGACGGAGGCCGACTTTAAGCAGATGGAAAAAGACGTGATTAAGACGGTGACTGAGTCTGTGAAGTTTGCCGATGAAAGCCCGTTCCCTGAGCCCGGCGCGCTCCATGAGGATGTCTTGGTCGAGTAA
- a CDS encoding pyruvate dehydrogenase complex E1 component subunit beta: MLISYREALNQAMREEMQRDPRVFLIGEEVGYYQGAFKVSKGFVEEFGVERVLDTPITEAGFTGLAIGAAMAGLRPIVELMTFNFGILALDQIVNNAAKIRYMSGGQLSAPMVIRGPGSAAHQLAAQHSQSLEAWFCHVPGLKVIAPATPSDAKGLLKSAIRDENPVIFIEAQLLYGTKGEVAEQDFTLPIGKAAVTRTGSDVTIVAYSKMALLALEAAEALSTEGINAEVIDLRTLKPLDTDTLLESVKKTGRVVIVEEGWEFCGLGAQIAETIYSKGFDLLDGPIVRVAGEEVPMPYARPLEDLAIPDQARVISAVKEIL, translated from the coding sequence ATGTTGATTTCTTATAGAGAAGCCTTGAATCAGGCGATGCGTGAGGAAATGCAACGGGATCCTCGCGTCTTTTTAATCGGGGAAGAGGTCGGGTATTACCAGGGCGCCTTTAAAGTGAGCAAAGGCTTTGTGGAGGAATTCGGCGTTGAGCGGGTCTTAGATACGCCGATTACCGAAGCCGGATTCACCGGGTTGGCCATTGGCGCAGCGATGGCCGGATTGCGTCCCATTGTTGAATTGATGACCTTTAATTTCGGCATTCTTGCCCTTGACCAAATCGTGAATAATGCGGCGAAAATTCGCTATATGTCCGGAGGGCAGTTATCAGCGCCCATGGTGATCCGCGGGCCGGGGAGTGCGGCCCATCAACTGGCCGCCCAGCATTCGCAGAGTCTTGAAGCCTGGTTCTGCCATGTCCCCGGATTGAAAGTGATTGCACCGGCAACGCCCTCTGATGCGAAAGGATTATTGAAGAGCGCCATTCGCGATGAAAACCCGGTTATTTTTATTGAAGCGCAACTTCTCTACGGCACGAAAGGCGAAGTGGCTGAGCAGGATTTCACCCTACCGATCGGCAAGGCCGCTGTGACGCGAACAGGAAGCGACGTGACCATTGTGGCCTATTCAAAGATGGCCTTACTGGCGCTTGAGGCTGCGGAAGCGTTATCAACGGAAGGCATCAATGCCGAAGTCATCGACCTGCGGACATTGAAACCCCTGGATACCGATACGCTCCTGGAATCTGTCAAGAAAACAGGGCGTGTCGTCATTGTGGAAGAGGGGTGGGAGTTTTGCGGGTTGGGCGCTCAAATTGCTGAGACCATCTATTCAAAAGGATTTGATTTATTAGATGGGCCTATTGTCCGGGTCGCTGGTGAAGAAGTTCCCATGCCCTATGCACGGCCGCTTGAAGATCTGGCCATTCCGGATCAGGCTCGGGTCATATCGGCGGTCAAAGAGATCCTGTGA